In the Nicotiana tabacum cultivar K326 chromosome 16, ASM71507v2, whole genome shotgun sequence genome, one interval contains:
- the LOC107779981 gene encoding uncharacterized protein LOC107779981 has protein sequence MAYSRMMFAFIFALVAGSAFAQAPGASPAATPKASPVAPVASPPTAVVTPVSAPSQSPTTAASPSESPLASPPAPPTADTPAFAPSGGVALPPSIGAAPAGSPTSSPNVASLNRVTVAGSAVVAIFAASLMF, from the coding sequence atggCTTACTCAAGGATGATGTTCGCTTTCATTTTCGCTTTGGTCGCCGGATCTGCTTTTGCTCAGGCTCCGGGAGCTTCTCCGGCAGCTACACCAAAGGCATCACCAGTTGCACCAGTAGCATCACCTCCAACTGCTGTTGTTACACCTGTATCCGCTCCATCACAATCTCCTACTACTGCCGCATCTCCTTCTGAATCTCCATTGGCATCTCCACCAGCTCCACCAACTGCTGACACTCCAGCATTTGCTCCCTCCGGCGGCGTTGCTCTTCCTCCATCCATCGGCGCTGCTCCCGCCGGTTCTCCAACCTCGTCTCCTAACGTTGCCTCCTTGAACAGAGTCACCGTCGCCGGATCTGCCGTTGTAGCGATCTTCGCTGCATCTTTGATGTTTTAG